The Enterobacter huaxiensis sequence ACGATTGACCCCTACCCCTGCGGCTGATTACTGATCAGCCGCGACATCGTCTCCAGCGAGTCCGTTCTTAAAATATACAGGCGCTTCAATAAGAACGGATTATCACCCGGCTTCACCTTCCCTTTCACCGTCGTCACCGCCAGATGGAAACCGGCGTCGTTCGCCGCCTTTATGGCTTTATTGTCGTAGCCGCCGAAGGGATACGAAACATAGAGCACGTGCGGGTTGAACTGCGCCAGCGCGCGCCGCGAGCGCTCAAAATCAAACAGGATCACGTGATAGCTTCGGCTCAGGAGAATCGGATGCTTATAACCGTCCACGCGATGCAGGAAGTGGGTGTGGGACTGAATATCGAACACATCCTGAATCCCCTTAATCTCCTGCACGCTCATAAACTGCAGCGATTTAGGGTCCCACTTCTGCGGACGCCCCTTAATGCGGGAAGAGATAGTAAACGCGGTGGCGTTAAAGCCGTACTCCTTCAGGATGGGATACGCATAGCGGCTCACCGATTTAAGGCCATCATCAAAGGTGATCACCACCGATTTTGCAGGCAGGTTCATTTTGTTACGCACGTACCCTTCCAGCTGGTACATCGTCAGCGTGGTGTAGCCCTGATCGCGTAGCCAGGCCATCTGGTTATTGAACGCCCTTACGCTGGTGGTCGTGGAGGTATGCCGAAAGCGCGTGTTCTCCTCATCCCGCAGGATATGATGGTATGTCAGGACCGGAAGGCCGCTATCCTCCTGCGCGTCCAGGCTGCTGATCCACGCCAGACGGTTACCGATGCGGATTTGATACCAGGTCTGGTTCAGGCGGTCTTTGAGCTTGTTAAGAATGGGGTAGCGGAGATTCGGGCTCATCGTACCGAACGGTGCGCTCCCGCTGTTGGGGGCGTTGTACACCGGGGTGTCTTTCCAGGTGATAAGATTCTGATTGCTCAACGGTTTGTTGAGATCGCCCAGGCTGTCCTCTACACGCTGTTTTCCCTGGACATTTTCAAGGTGATCTTTATCGATAAACCCCGTGCCGAAGCCAAAACGAAACTCGTAGTAGTCTGCGGAAGTCGGCACAACGGCCAGGATCTGCCCGGCACGGACGTTGCCGACGTTGATCACATTATTCCCCACCTGCGCCCAGATGGCCGCATCCTCGGTGGTTTGCATATAGCGGGGAGGTAGCCCTTGTTGGCTAATTAAACTGGCCGAGACGCCGCCGGAAACCAGCAGCAAAAGCAGGAAAATAACGCGCATGAACATGGGATATAAATCGACACGGGAAATCAGTCGCCATTGTAACAAAAGCGACATCAATACCAATGTTTAATTCTTATACAGGTCATGAAGCAGAACAAACGGCGGGTTTTTCTGCTGCTGGTGCCACAGGCTGCTCACGCCGGGAATATGCTTATCAACAATAGCATTACGGAATGCAGCGCTGGTTAGGGTGTCACGCAGAGGGTACATCGCTTCCAGCAGCGCATAGTTAATGCCGGAAATGACTTCGCAGTTCTCGTGCTTGTGGCTTAACAGCGCTGCAGAACGGTAAGGCGCCGCGCCGGATTTATCGGTCAGAAAGATCACGCCATCGCCGGTGTCGGTTTCATGCAGGGCGTCGCACATCATCCGGCTGAGCATATTGGTGCTCAAACCCCGCCAGTAATTCACCGCACGGCACTGCGGCAGCGGGCCAAACCTGGCTTCAAGCTTATCCAGCATAACCTGCGCCTGTTCATCGTGGCAGGTAATAACCCATCCCAGCATAACTTCCTCCTTAGCAGGCAAGTAGTTTAGCGAAGTGAAGGTTAGCTTAGGGTGATAACTGTCAAAGAAAAGTGCCCGGCAAACAGAATGTCTGCCGGGCGGAAGGTTAGCTACGCAGCCCGCGTCCGCGCTGGATCAGATACCAGCACAGCAGGTAGAAGGCAATAATAAACACCGCCAGCACGGCCACCGTAGTGAACAGCGGCACATCGGTAATGCCAAGGAAGCCAAAGCGGAAGCCGCTAATCATGTAGACAATCGGGTTCAGGTGCGACAGCGCCTGCCAGAACGGCGGCAGCAGCGTCAGGGAGTAGAACACCCCGCCCAGATAGGTCAGCGGCGTCAGCACGAAGGTCGGGATAAGGCTGATGTCATCAAACGTTTTGGCGAATACCGCATTCAGCAATCCGGCCAGCGAGAACAGAATCGCCGTCAGCAGCAGCGTCAGCGCCACGAACAGCCACGAATGGACCTGGAACGGCACGAAGAACAGCGAAATCGCCGTCACCAGAATGCCGACACAGAGGCCGCGCGCCACGCCGCCGCCCACGTAGCCGGCGATGATCACGTGCGTTGGCACCGGGGCCACCAGCAGCTCTTCAATGTTGCGCTGAAACTTGGCGCTGAAGAACGACGATGCCACGTTGGCGTAGGCGTTGGTGATCACCGCCATCATGATCAGACCCGGCACGATGAACTGCATGTAGGTAAAGCCGTGCATCTCACCAATGCGGGAACCGATCAGGTTGCCGAAAATGATGAAGTAGAGCGTCATGGTGATCACCGGCGGCACCAGGGTTTGCACCCAGATGCGCATAAAGCGGTTGATCTCTTTTGCCCAGATGCTTTTCAGCGCCACCCAGAAAAGATGCGTCATGCCTTGTCTCCTTGTTTTTGATGCACCAGAGAGACAAACAGCTCTTCCAGTCGGTTCGCTTTGTTACGCATGCTCAGCACCTGAACGCCCTGGGCGCTCAGCTGAGAGAAGACGCTGTTGACGCCCTGCTCGCGCAGCACTTCCACTTCCAGCGTTGAGGTATCCACCAGACGATAGTTGTACCCTTCCAGCTTCGGCAGCGGGCTTTTCGCCGCGAGGTCGAGAATAAAGGTTTCTGATTTCAGCTTGGAGAGCAGATCTTTCATCGAGGTGTTTTCCACCAGCTCGCCGTGCTGGATGATGCCGATGTTGCGGCACAGCATTTCCGCCTCTTCGAGGTAGTGCGTAGTCAGAATAATGGTGGTGCCTTTATCGTTCAGATCCTTCAGGAAGCCCCACATGGAGCGGCGCAGTTCAATATCCACGCCCGCGGTCGGTTCATCGAGGATAAGCAGCTTTGGCTCGTGCATCAGCGCTCGGGCAATCATCAGGCGGCGCTTCATCCCACCGGACAACATGCGCGCACGTTCGTTACGCTTTTCCCACAGATCGAGCTGCTTAAGGTACTTTTCGCTGCGCTCAAGCGCCTCTTTACGTTCAACGCCGTAGTAGCCAGCCTGATTGACGACAATCTGCTGCACCGTCTCGAACGGGTTAAAATTGAATTCCTGCGGTACCAGCCCCAGCTGGCGCTTGGCGTTGACCACGTCCTTTTGCAGATCGTAACCAAACACGCTCACCCGGCCGGATGTTTTGTTCACCAGCGAGCTGATGATCCCGATAGTGGTGGATTTCCCCGCCCCGTTCGGTCCCAGAAGCGCATAGAAATCTCCCGCTTCGACCTTAAGATCTATTCCGCGCAGCGCCTGAACGCCGCCCGGATAGGTTTTTTTAAGCTGCTCAAGCTCCAGTGCAATCGCCATGAATTTAACTTACCTATAGTTCTGACACACGTTGTGTGGTTTCATTAAAAGTCGGGTTACCCTATAGTAGCGCAACGCAATTACTTGGTTACAGGCCGTTAACGTCCATGAATGACATAGATACACTCATCAGCAACAATGCACTATGGTCAAAGATGCTGGTTGAAGAAGACCCCGGATTTTTCGGGAAGCTGTCGCAAGCGCAGAACCCGCGCTTTCTATGGATTGGATGTTCCGATAGCCGCGTACCGGCAGAGCGCCTGACCGGCCTCGAACCTGGCGAACTCTTTGTTCACCGTAACGTTGCCAACCTCGTCATTCACACCGATCTTAACTGCCTTTCTGTCGTTCAGTATGCTGTTGACGTGCTGGAAGTCGAGCACATCATTATTTGCGGCCACTACGGCTGCGGCGGCGTGCAGGCGGCGATCGAAAATACCGAACTGGGGTTAATCGATAACTGGCTGCTGCACATCCGCGATATCTGGTTCAAACATAGCTCACTGCTGGGCGAGATGCCGCAGGAGCGCCGTCTCGACACCCTGTGCGAGCTGAACGTAATGGAGCAGGTTTATAACCTGGGCCACTCGACGATTATGCAGTCAGCCTGGAAACGTGGGCAGAAGGTTTCCATCCACGGCTGGGCGTACGGTATTCACGATGGCCTGCTGCGCAACCTGGAAGTGACCGCCACCAACCGCGAAACGCTGGAGCAGCGTTACCGATCGGGGATTGCCAACCTCAAGCTTAAGCATGTGAACCATAAATAAACAAAGCCGGGGATTTTCTCCCTCTCCCTGTAGGAGAGGGACGGGGTGAGGGCATCAGACCGCACCCAATACGTTTTACTCGTCGAGAATCACAACCTTGCCAACATACGGCAGATGGCGATAGCGCTGCGCGTAGTCGATGCCATAACCGACGACGAATTCGTCCGGAATAGAGAAGCCAACAAACTCAACCGGCACCTGCACTTCACGGCGCTCAGGTTTATCCAGCAGCGTACAGATCGCCAGCGATTTAGGCTGACGCAGGCTCAGGATCTCGCGCACCTTAGAGAGCGTGTTGCCGGAGTCGATGATGTCTTCAACGATCAACACATCTTTGCCACGAATATCTTCATCCAGATCTTTCAGGATTTTCACATCACGGGTTGTGGACATGCCGCTGCCGTAGCTGGAGGCGGTCATAAAATCGACCTCATGGGACACCTGCACTTCACGGCACAGGTCAGCCATGAACATGAAAGAGCCACGTAAAAGACCCACCAGCACCATTTCGCTGCCGCTGTCCTTGTAATGTTCGGTGATTTGATGACCCAGTTCGGCGATACGCGCTTTGATCTCGGCTTCCGGGATCATCACTTCAACAGTATGTTTCATATTACTAACCATATGATTTTAATGAAAATCTCTCAATGCAGGGGAGTATATTTCCGGCATCGATACGCAAGCCCGCCATTATACCAGCAAATAGACAAGCCTGGCGTATGAGTTATAAAAGCAAATTTTGTGATTCCGATCACACTTGTTAATACCTATAATTAGTTGCTAGCAAATTATTAACAAAAACTGACGAGTACACTTTCTATGGCTGAAACAAACTCTAAACAGCCGCGTCTACTGGTGACATTAACAGCAGCGTTCGCAGCCTTCTGCGCGCTGTATCTGTTAATCGGTGGCGTCTGGCTGGTCGCTTTAGGCGGCTCCTGGTACTACCCGATTGCGGGTCTGGTTATGGTTGCCGTAACCGTCCTGCTGTTGCGTAGGAAACAATCTGCACTGTGGCTGTATGCCGCATTACTCCTCGCCACCATGATCTGGGGCGTCTGGGAAGTCGGGTTCGACTTCTGGGCACTGACGCCGCGCAGTGACATCCTGGTCTTCTTTGGTATCTGGCTGATCCTGCCGTTCGTCTGGCGTCGCCTGATTGTGCCGTCCAGCGGTGCTGTAGCCGGTCTGGTCGTTGCGCTGCTGATTACCGGCGGCATCCTGACCTGGGCCGGTTTTAACGACCCACAGGAAATCAACGGTACGCTGAACGCGGAATCAACGCCTGCTGCCGCGATCTCGCAGGTTGCGGACGGCGACTGGCCTGCCTATGGTCGTAACCAGGAAGGTCAACGCTACTCTCCGCTGAAGCAGATCAACGCGGACAACGTGAAGAACCTGAAAGAAGCCTGGGTATTCCGTACCGGCGACCTGAAAATGCCGAACGATCCGGGCGAACTGACCAACGAAGTGACGCCGATTAAAGTGGGCGACATGCTTTACCTGTGTACGGCGCACCAGCGTCTGTTCGCGCTCGACGCGGCCACCGGTAAAGAGAAATGGCACTTCGATCCGCAGCTGAATTCTAATCCGTCCTTCCAGCACGTGACCTGCCGCGGCGTGTCTTACCATGAAGCGCGCGCCGATAATGCCAGCCCGGAAGTCATCGCCGACTGCCCTCGCCGCATTATGCTGCCGGTCAACGATGGACGCCTGTTCGCAATTAACGCCGAAACGGGCAAGCTGTGCGAAACCTTTGCCAACAAAGGTGTCCTGAACCTGCAGACCAACATGCCGGACACTACGCCGGGCCTGTATGAGCCAACCTCACCGCCAATCATTACCGATAAAACCATCGTGATTGCCGGTTCGGTAACGGACAACTTCTCCACGCGTGAAACCTCCGGCGTTATCCGCGGTTTCGACGTAAATACCGGTAAACTGCTGTGGGCCTTCGACCCGGGCGCGAAAGATCCAAACGCGATCCCATCGGACGAGCACACCTTTACCTTTAACTCGCCAAACTCCTGGGCACCGGCCGCGTATGACGCGAAGCTGGACCTGGTCTACCTGCCGATGGGTGTCACCACCCCGGATATCTGGGGCGGTAACCGCACGCCGGAGCAGGAGCGTTACGCGAGCGCGATCGTGGCGCTGAACGCGACCACCGGCAAGCTGGCGTGGAGCTACCAGACCGTTCACCACGATCTGTGGGATATGGATATGCCGTCCCAGCCGACGCTGGCGGACATTACCGTTGACGGTAAAACCGTTCCGGTAATTTACGCCCCGGCGAAAA is a genomic window containing:
- a CDS encoding polysaccharide deacetylase family protein — encoded protein: MFMRVIFLLLLLVSGGVSASLISQQGLPPRYMQTTEDAAIWAQVGNNVINVGNVRAGQILAVVPTSADYYEFRFGFGTGFIDKDHLENVQGKQRVEDSLGDLNKPLSNQNLITWKDTPVYNAPNSGSAPFGTMSPNLRYPILNKLKDRLNQTWYQIRIGNRLAWISSLDAQEDSGLPVLTYHHILRDEENTRFRHTSTTTSVRAFNNQMAWLRDQGYTTLTMYQLEGYVRNKMNLPAKSVVITFDDGLKSVSRYAYPILKEYGFNATAFTISSRIKGRPQKWDPKSLQFMSVQEIKGIQDVFDIQSHTHFLHRVDGYKHPILLSRSYHVILFDFERSRRALAQFNPHVLYVSYPFGGYDNKAIKAANDAGFHLAVTTVKGKVKPGDNPFLLKRLYILRTDSLETMSRLISNQPQG
- a CDS encoding PTS sugar transporter subunit IIA; translation: MLGWVITCHDEQAQVMLDKLEARFGPLPQCRAVNYWRGLSTNMLSRMMCDALHETDTGDGVIFLTDKSGAAPYRSAALLSHKHENCEVISGINYALLEAMYPLRDTLTSAAFRNAIVDKHIPGVSSLWHQQQKNPPFVLLHDLYKN
- a CDS encoding ABC transporter permease, which translates into the protein MTHLFWVALKSIWAKEINRFMRIWVQTLVPPVITMTLYFIIFGNLIGSRIGEMHGFTYMQFIVPGLIMMAVITNAYANVASSFFSAKFQRNIEELLVAPVPTHVIIAGYVGGGVARGLCVGILVTAISLFFVPFQVHSWLFVALTLLLTAILFSLAGLLNAVFAKTFDDISLIPTFVLTPLTYLGGVFYSLTLLPPFWQALSHLNPIVYMISGFRFGFLGITDVPLFTTVAVLAVFIIAFYLLCWYLIQRGRGLRS
- a CDS encoding ABC transporter ATP-binding protein translates to MAIALELEQLKKTYPGGVQALRGIDLKVEAGDFYALLGPNGAGKSTTIGIISSLVNKTSGRVSVFGYDLQKDVVNAKRQLGLVPQEFNFNPFETVQQIVVNQAGYYGVERKEALERSEKYLKQLDLWEKRNERARMLSGGMKRRLMIARALMHEPKLLILDEPTAGVDIELRRSMWGFLKDLNDKGTTIILTTHYLEEAEMLCRNIGIIQHGELVENTSMKDLLSKLKSETFILDLAAKSPLPKLEGYNYRLVDTSTLEVEVLREQGVNSVFSQLSAQGVQVLSMRNKANRLEELFVSLVHQKQGDKA
- the can gene encoding carbonate dehydratase; amino-acid sequence: MNDIDTLISNNALWSKMLVEEDPGFFGKLSQAQNPRFLWIGCSDSRVPAERLTGLEPGELFVHRNVANLVIHTDLNCLSVVQYAVDVLEVEHIIICGHYGCGGVQAAIENTELGLIDNWLLHIRDIWFKHSSLLGEMPQERRLDTLCELNVMEQVYNLGHSTIMQSAWKRGQKVSIHGWAYGIHDGLLRNLEVTATNRETLEQRYRSGIANLKLKHVNHK
- the hpt gene encoding hypoxanthine phosphoribosyltransferase, whose amino-acid sequence is MKHTVEVMIPEAEIKARIAELGHQITEHYKDSGSEMVLVGLLRGSFMFMADLCREVQVSHEVDFMTASSYGSGMSTTRDVKILKDLDEDIRGKDVLIVEDIIDSGNTLSKVREILSLRQPKSLAICTLLDKPERREVQVPVEFVGFSIPDEFVVGYGIDYAQRYRHLPYVGKVVILDE
- a CDS encoding glucose/quinate/shikimate family membrane-bound PQQ-dependent dehydrogenase, coding for MAETNSKQPRLLVTLTAAFAAFCALYLLIGGVWLVALGGSWYYPIAGLVMVAVTVLLLRRKQSALWLYAALLLATMIWGVWEVGFDFWALTPRSDILVFFGIWLILPFVWRRLIVPSSGAVAGLVVALLITGGILTWAGFNDPQEINGTLNAESTPAAAISQVADGDWPAYGRNQEGQRYSPLKQINADNVKNLKEAWVFRTGDLKMPNDPGELTNEVTPIKVGDMLYLCTAHQRLFALDAATGKEKWHFDPQLNSNPSFQHVTCRGVSYHEARADNASPEVIADCPRRIMLPVNDGRLFAINAETGKLCETFANKGVLNLQTNMPDTTPGLYEPTSPPIITDKTIVIAGSVTDNFSTRETSGVIRGFDVNTGKLLWAFDPGAKDPNAIPSDEHTFTFNSPNSWAPAAYDAKLDLVYLPMGVTTPDIWGGNRTPEQERYASAIVALNATTGKLAWSYQTVHHDLWDMDMPSQPTLADITVDGKTVPVIYAPAKTGNIFVLDRSNGKLVVPAPEKPVPQGAAKGDYVSKTQPFSDLSFRPKKDLSGADMWGATMFDQLVCRVMFHQLRYEGIFTPPSEQGTLVFPGNLGMFEWGGISVDPNRQVAIANPMALPFVSRLIPRGPGNPMEQPKDAKGSGTEAGIQPQYGVPYGVTLNPFLSPFGLPCKQPAWGYISGLDLKTNQIVWKKRIGTPQDSMPFPMPVPVPFNMGMPMLGGPISTAGNVLFIAATADNYLRAYNMTNGEKLWQGRLPAGGQATPMTYEVNGKQYVVISAGGHGSFGTKMGDYIVAYALPDDSK